In the Ipomoea triloba cultivar NCNSP0323 chromosome 6, ASM357664v1 genome, one interval contains:
- the LOC116022070 gene encoding 60S ribosomal protein L30-like, with translation MVTTGKKTKKTHESINNRLALVMKSGKYTLGYKTVLKTLRSSKGKLILISNNCPPLRKSEIEYYAMLAKIGVHHYNGNNVDLGTACGKYFRVSCLSIVDPGDSDIIKSLPSEQ, from the exons ATGGTGACCACCGGAAAGAAGACT AAGAAGACCCATGAGAGCATTAACAACAGGTTGGCTCTGGTGATGAAGAGCGGCAAGTATACACTTGGGTACAAGACTGTTCTCAAGACCCTCAGGAGCTCTAAAG GAAAGCTCATATTGATTTCCAACAATTGCCCACCTCTGAGGAAGTCTGAGATTGAGTACTATGCTATGCTTGCTAAGATTGGGGTTCACCATTACAATGGAA ACAATGTTGATCTCGGTACTGCTTGCGGGAAGTATTTCCGTGTGTCTTGCCTTAGCATCGTTGATCCAG GCGATTCAGACATCATCAAGTCTCTGCCCAGTGAGCAGTAA